Proteins encoded within one genomic window of Halobacteroides halobius DSM 5150:
- a CDS encoding ABC transporter ATP-binding protein, producing MFVEIENLNFKYKNSAEDILNDFTFSVKEGDIVCILGESGSGKSTVLRLISGLEEPNQGTIKINNDIVVNDNNFVSPEEREVGMVFQDYALFPHMTVAENILFGVKGKSKEYKKKKLAEVLKLIGLEELKNRYPHQISGGQQQRVALARALTIGPSLIVMDEPFSSLDANLQSKIREELRKIIKRTGITSIFVSHDKEDAISIADKIVVLKDGRIVQQGDSQELISNPTSDYVAGLFK from the coding sequence ATGTTCGTTGAGATTGAAAATTTAAATTTTAAATATAAAAATTCAGCAGAAGACATTCTAAATGATTTTACCTTTAGTGTAAAAGAGGGAGATATAGTCTGTATCTTAGGAGAAAGTGGGAGTGGGAAAAGTACTGTATTAAGATTAATATCTGGACTTGAGGAACCTAATCAAGGAACTATAAAGATCAATAATGATATTGTGGTTAATGATAATAATTTTGTTTCTCCTGAAGAAAGAGAAGTAGGTATGGTATTTCAGGATTATGCTTTATTTCCACATATGACAGTAGCAGAGAATATATTATTTGGTGTAAAAGGTAAAAGTAAAGAATATAAAAAGAAAAAATTGGCTGAAGTGTTGAAATTGATTGGCTTAGAAGAGCTAAAAAATAGATATCCCCATCAAATTAGTGGGGGACAGCAACAGAGGGTAGCTCTAGCTCGAGCATTAACAATTGGCCCTTCTTTGATAGTGATGGATGAACCTTTTAGTAGTCTTGATGCAAATCTCCAATCTAAAATCAGAGAAGAGTTAAGAAAGATCATTAAAAGAACAGGAATAACTTCCATTTTTGTTTCTCATGATAAAGAAGATGCTATAAGTATAGCAGATAAAATAGTAGTTTTAAAAGATGGGCGAATAGTTCAACAAGGTGATTCGCAAGAGTTGATTTCCAATCCAACTTCTGATTATGTAGCTGGTCTTTTCAAATAA
- a CDS encoding GDP-mannose 4,6-dehydratase has translation MKILVTGGAGFIGSHLVEDLLATGHQVVVVDNFNDYYNPQLKEENILQFMKRDNFKVYRTDILNQIALNRIFKREKIDKVIHLAAMAGVRNSVQRPNLYVDVDIKGTINLLDLANKYNIKQFVFASSSSVYGTRSEVPFREDMKLDSQASPYATAKKSAELFCRNYHNLYDLNISILRFFTVYGPRQRPNMAISKFTRLIDQGQPIPMFGDGSSKRDYTYITDIIKGIRLVLINNPEFEIFNLGSSSQIKLLDLINLISSNLGKKAKLKELPEQEGDVPVTYADITKAKNKLNYRPQVDIEVGIRKFTDWYQSAKSRLGERLGS, from the coding sequence GTGAAAATTTTAGTGACAGGTGGAGCAGGGTTTATTGGGTCACATCTAGTAGAAGATTTATTAGCTACAGGACATCAGGTAGTAGTAGTAGATAACTTTAATGATTATTATAATCCTCAGCTTAAAGAAGAAAATATTCTTCAATTTATGAAAAGAGATAATTTTAAGGTATATCGAACTGACATTTTAAATCAAATTGCTTTAAATAGGATCTTTAAGAGAGAAAAAATAGATAAGGTAATCCATTTAGCAGCTATGGCAGGAGTGCGTAATTCTGTTCAACGACCTAATCTATATGTAGATGTAGATATAAAAGGAACAATTAACTTATTAGACCTAGCTAATAAATATAATATTAAGCAGTTTGTTTTTGCTTCTTCATCTTCAGTTTATGGAACTAGAAGTGAAGTGCCTTTTAGAGAAGATATGAAACTTGATTCACAAGCTTCTCCTTATGCAACTGCTAAAAAATCGGCTGAACTATTTTGTCGCAATTATCATAATTTATACGATTTAAATATTTCTATTCTAAGGTTTTTTACTGTTTACGGGCCAAGACAAAGACCAAATATGGCCATTAGTAAATTTACTCGATTGATTGACCAAGGGCAACCTATTCCTATGTTTGGTGATGGTTCTAGTAAAAGAGATTATACATATATTACAGATATAATTAAAGGAATTAGATTAGTGTTAATTAATAATCCAGAGTTTGAAATATTTAATCTAGGTTCTAGTTCCCAAATTAAACTTTTAGATTTAATTAATCTAATTAGTAGTAATTTAGGCAAGAAAGCTAAGCTAAAGGAACTTCCAGAACAAGAGGGAGATGTGCCAGTTACTTATGCTGATATTACTAAAGCTAAGAATAAGTTAAATTATCGACCTCAAGTAGATATTGAGGTTGGAATTAGAAAATTTACTGATTGGTATCAAAGTGCTAAAAGTAGGTTAGGTGAAAGACTTGGCAGTTGA
- the hcp gene encoding hydroxylamine reductase: MFGIFKNEDGTVEQNNEMFCYQCEQTPDGGCTKFGVCGKDPNIASLQDTIIYGLKGVAAYATHARELGYSDDEVDKITQEALYTTLTNSNFNLDEHIEMAMKVGEATTRVMDLLDQAHTDSLGVPEPVEVSQNKVEGKCILVTGHNLYALEELLKQTEGKGINVYTHSEMLPAHGYPELNKYEHLKGNVGKAWFDQRQLFAEFPGAILGTTNCLMPIKGDYADRFFTYGTAGLEKATKIENDDFTPLIEKALELPAANKESDETLTTGFHHQTVLGIAPQIVEAVKEGKISRFFVIAGCDAPTKGRDYYRELATSLPKDCVLLTTSCGKFRFNDVDYGTVPGTDIPRYIDLGQCNNSGSAVKIALALAEAFDCEVNELPLSIVLSWFEQKAVAILLGLFNLGIQDIHVGPSVPEFLSENVVEVLQDNFNLQTIGDPQEDLEKMLG; the protein is encoded by the coding sequence ATGTTTGGTATTTTTAAGAATGAAGATGGTACTGTAGAACAAAATAATGAAATGTTCTGTTATCAATGTGAACAAACTCCTGACGGAGGATGTACTAAATTTGGAGTCTGTGGTAAAGATCCTAATATTGCTAGTTTACAAGATACAATTATTTATGGTTTAAAAGGAGTAGCTGCTTATGCTACTCACGCACGAGAATTAGGCTATAGTGATGATGAAGTAGATAAAATTACTCAAGAAGCTTTATATACTACATTAACTAATTCTAACTTTAATTTAGATGAACATATTGAAATGGCTATGAAAGTTGGAGAAGCTACTACTCGAGTAATGGATCTATTAGATCAAGCTCATACAGATAGCTTAGGAGTTCCTGAACCAGTTGAAGTTTCTCAAAATAAAGTAGAAGGAAAGTGTATTTTAGTAACTGGACACAATTTATATGCTTTAGAAGAGTTACTAAAACAGACAGAAGGTAAAGGAATTAATGTCTATACTCACTCTGAAATGTTACCAGCTCATGGTTATCCAGAATTAAATAAATATGAGCACTTAAAAGGGAATGTTGGTAAAGCATGGTTTGACCAACGACAGCTATTCGCAGAATTCCCAGGAGCAATTTTAGGAACTACTAATTGTCTAATGCCAATCAAAGGCGATTATGCTGATAGATTCTTTACCTATGGTACTGCTGGATTAGAAAAGGCTACTAAGATTGAAAATGATGATTTTACACCATTAATTGAAAAAGCATTAGAATTACCAGCAGCAAATAAGGAATCTGATGAAACATTAACTACTGGTTTCCATCACCAAACAGTATTAGGAATCGCACCTCAAATTGTTGAAGCAGTTAAAGAAGGTAAAATCAGTCGTTTCTTTGTTATTGCTGGTTGCGATGCACCAACTAAAGGTAGAGACTATTATCGGGAATTAGCAACTTCTTTACCAAAAGACTGTGTTCTTTTAACTACTTCTTGTGGTAAATTCAGATTTAATGATGTTGATTATGGTACTGTACCAGGTACAGATATCCCACGTTATATTGATTTAGGTCAATGTAATAACTCTGGCTCTGCAGTTAAGATTGCTCTAGCATTAGCTGAAGCATTTGACTGTGAAGTAAATGAATTACCGTTAAGTATTGTTCTATCTTGGTTTGAGCAAAAAGCTGTAGCTATTTTATTAGGGCTATTTAACTTAGGAATTCAAGATATTCATGTTGGCCCAAGTGTTCCAGAATTCTTATCAGAAAATGTAGTAGAAGTATTACAAGATAACTTTAATTTACAGACTATCGGAGACCCACAAGAAGATTTAGAAAAAATGTTAGGTTAA
- a CDS encoding ABC transporter permease gives MLKKRDIKSLFNIWSVLSFIIVLLVLIPNLNILLNIFKPVNENWQHIKEYLLKDYIISSTILVLFTGVFSIFMGLIPAWFVTQYNFPGRDFFNWGLILPLAIPPYIGAYTYTGLLNYTGVIQTFLRDNGIELNQAYFDIMTIEGAIFIYTIFLFPYVYILTRSFLAKQSASLIESARTLGRSPFEIFWHVVLPISRGAIVAGVSLVILEVLNDYGVVKYFGISTFSTAIFRTWFAMGDLNSAVKLSALLMLFVFTVLLIEKFSRGGRRFSYSTTKVRPVSRQKLSGVKAYLISGFCSLIFSIGFLVPTLQLLHWSWLSYAEILDLEFIVFTLNSLSVALFSSALIIVLAVIIANTARINDNILSKLYAKIALLGYSIPGAVIAVGILLFFIILDNALNTVLRSSIIMLIFAYVIRFLGIGYNSVESGFDKVGDSFFEASRTLGRGITETFFKVDFPMIKPAVISGFLLVLIEVLKELPLTLILRPFNFDTLASKAFEYAGNEMIHEAALSSIIIILICGIAIYYIHKLGGKEDKDVR, from the coding sequence GTGTTGAAGAAAAGAGATATTAAATCTTTGTTTAATATATGGTCTGTTTTGAGCTTTATTATTGTCTTGCTAGTTTTAATTCCTAATCTTAATATTTTGCTAAATATCTTTAAACCAGTAAATGAAAATTGGCAACATATAAAGGAATATCTGCTAAAAGACTATATAATAAGTTCAACTATTTTAGTTTTATTTACAGGTGTTTTTTCCATTTTTATGGGCTTGATACCAGCTTGGTTTGTTACCCAATATAATTTTCCTGGACGTGATTTTTTCAACTGGGGATTAATTTTGCCTTTAGCTATTCCACCTTATATTGGTGCCTATACATATACTGGTTTATTAAATTATACAGGAGTTATACAGACATTTTTACGAGATAATGGTATAGAATTAAACCAAGCTTATTTTGATATAATGACAATAGAAGGTGCAATCTTTATTTATACAATCTTTTTGTTTCCTTATGTTTATATTTTAACAAGGTCATTTTTAGCAAAGCAGTCCGCTTCTTTAATAGAATCAGCTAGAACTTTAGGCAGAAGTCCTTTTGAGATTTTTTGGCATGTAGTGTTACCAATTTCTAGAGGAGCTATTGTTGCCGGAGTGAGTTTAGTAATCTTAGAGGTTTTGAATGATTATGGAGTTGTCAAATATTTTGGTATTTCAACCTTTAGTACTGCTATCTTTAGGACTTGGTTTGCAATGGGAGATTTAAATTCGGCAGTCAAACTATCGGCTTTATTGATGTTATTTGTTTTTACTGTTTTATTAATTGAGAAGTTTTCACGGGGCGGGAGAAGATTTAGTTACAGTACTACGAAAGTAAGGCCTGTTTCTCGTCAGAAATTATCTGGGGTAAAGGCTTATTTAATTTCGGGGTTTTGTTCCTTAATCTTTAGTATTGGTTTTTTAGTACCTACATTGCAATTATTACATTGGAGCTGGTTAAGCTATGCTGAAATACTAGATTTGGAGTTTATTGTTTTTACCCTTAATTCTTTATCTGTTGCTTTATTTTCTTCCGCTTTGATTATTGTTCTAGCAGTAATTATTGCTAATACTGCTAGAATTAATGATAATATACTATCTAAGTTATACGCAAAGATTGCTTTACTTGGTTATTCAATTCCTGGGGCAGTCATAGCTGTTGGGATTTTATTATTTTTTATAATTTTAGATAATGCCTTGAACACTGTATTAAGATCAAGTATAATAATGCTTATTTTTGCTTATGTAATAAGGTTTTTAGGTATTGGTTATAACTCTGTTGAATCAGGATTTGATAAAGTTGGTGACAGTTTCTTTGAAGCATCACGTACCCTTGGTAGAGGAATTACTGAAACTTTTTTTAAAGTCGATTTCCCTATGATTAAGCCAGCAGTAATTAGTGGGTTTTTACTTGTTTTAATTGAAGTATTAAAGGAACTCCCTCTGACTTTAATTTTAAGACCTTTTAATTTTGATACATTGGCTAGTAAAGCTTTTGAATATGCAGGGAATGAAATGATACATGAGGCTGCTTTATCATCTATAATTATAATATTAATTTGTGGAATTGCTATCTATTATATTCACAAATTAGGAGGCAAGGAGGATAAAGATGTTCGTTGA
- a CDS encoding Fe(3+) ABC transporter substrate-binding protein, which yields MKKVLLIFTLAVILSTVTVSTASAGFFDFLLGEDKGVVNVYTSRHYEADEKLYEQFEEKTGIKVNVLKGRADALIERIEREGQSTSADLLITSDAGRLYRAKKKGLLQSVKSEKLFNNIPANLRDRDNQWFGLTVRARIIVYAKDRVDISKLSTYEDLTDKRWEGRILARTSLNIYNQSLLASFIALKGEAAAREWAAGIVNNMARRPKGNDTDQAIAVAAGVGDLAIMNTYYLGRMLNSSNLKEVKLAQKLGVFFPKKTHINVSGVGLTKYAKHEENAIKLMEFLSSQKAQKIFANANYEYPANPEVEASDLLKSWGDFETQDINLTKLGKYNQKAVKIFSEVGWQ from the coding sequence ATGAAAAAAGTACTACTAATATTTACTTTAGCAGTAATTTTGAGTACAGTTACAGTTTCAACAGCATCAGCTGGTTTTTTTGATTTTTTATTAGGAGAAGATAAAGGTGTTGTTAATGTTTATACTAGTAGGCATTATGAAGCTGATGAAAAATTATATGAACAATTTGAAGAAAAAACGGGGATTAAGGTAAATGTATTAAAAGGTCGGGCTGATGCGTTAATTGAACGAATAGAGAGAGAAGGTCAATCTACATCAGCTGATCTATTAATTACTTCTGATGCTGGTAGATTATATAGAGCTAAAAAGAAAGGGTTATTGCAATCTGTCAAGAGTGAGAAATTATTTAATAATATACCAGCTAATTTAAGGGATCGGGATAATCAATGGTTTGGGTTGACTGTTCGAGCCAGAATTATAGTTTATGCTAAGGATAGAGTGGATATCTCTAAACTGTCTACATATGAAGACTTAACAGATAAAAGATGGGAAGGTAGAATTTTAGCTAGGACTTCATTAAATATTTACAATCAGTCTTTATTAGCTTCTTTCATAGCTTTAAAAGGTGAGGCAGCTGCTAGAGAATGGGCAGCAGGAATTGTGAATAATATGGCTCGACGCCCAAAAGGAAATGATACAGATCAAGCCATAGCTGTTGCTGCAGGTGTTGGTGACTTAGCCATTATGAATACTTATTATTTGGGTAGAATGTTAAATTCATCTAATCTAAAAGAAGTAAAATTAGCCCAAAAACTAGGAGTCTTCTTTCCTAAAAAGACCCATATTAATGTAAGTGGAGTTGGACTTACTAAGTATGCTAAACATGAAGAGAATGCTATTAAATTAATGGAATTCTTATCAAGTCAAAAGGCACAAAAGATTTTTGCTAATGCTAATTATGAATATCCGGCAAACCCAGAGGTAGAAGCTTCAGATCTATTAAAATCATGGGGAGATTTTGAAACTCAAGATATTAATTTAACTAAACTAGGAAAATACAACCAGAAAGCAGTTAAAATCTTCAGTGAAGTAGGGTGGCAATAA
- a CDS encoding ArnT family glycosyltransferase, translating to MFFLSPYPHGWDAVDFILGIDYYDLSLMQPHFPGYPIYIWLGKIINQWVGDEAYTLALLSAVFGGLSVLPFYMLVKKLTNQTIALLAGVYLMFTPLHLILSAKIMSDMPGTFFILVFLYLTYLSWQDGEKKKKYLVSSAIVLGIALGVRVSYFPYLIIFLISLGLWYQDTKQVSTLLVAIISFTATNLVWLGWQIIRAGGLNFFQIAINFTAGHFNDWGGTVVTDNTLVTRLIRLIYHNILVAGLGFYQVGDSLVKVLLASFILLGLFGFISAYKNLFSRDKLFIASWFIPYSIWVFFGQNIAKPRHVITLIPLFVISIFIGWQSLLNKLKKLIYLSGIIIIILIITSLPLVTIYKSNLPPVIKLSHYLNNNFSTRKTIIYTFEEERVINYYYPNFIIKQVRNKKDFYHSLLSLVNQPENILMTNSVYNSLVKQDDKLQELLVPIQKWGGKRLLYPVYNQIILYQAKERLYDYIRY from the coding sequence TTGTTTTTTTTGAGTCCCTATCCCCACGGTTGGGATGCAGTTGATTTTATTTTAGGGATTGACTATTATGATTTATCTTTAATGCAACCACATTTTCCTGGGTATCCAATTTATATTTGGCTGGGCAAGATTATTAATCAGTGGGTAGGAGATGAGGCATATACTTTAGCTTTATTAAGTGCTGTCTTTGGTGGTTTGTCAGTCTTACCTTTCTATATGCTAGTAAAGAAGCTGACTAATCAGACTATAGCTTTATTAGCTGGAGTTTATTTAATGTTTACTCCATTACATTTAATATTAAGTGCTAAGATAATGTCCGATATGCCAGGAACTTTCTTTATATTAGTATTTTTATATCTAACTTATTTAAGTTGGCAGGATGGAGAAAAGAAGAAAAAATATTTAGTTAGTAGTGCTATTGTCTTAGGGATTGCTTTAGGAGTTAGAGTATCTTATTTTCCGTATCTTATTATATTCTTAATTAGTCTTGGCTTATGGTATCAAGATACTAAACAGGTATCAACTTTATTAGTAGCTATAATTAGCTTTACAGCAACTAATTTAGTATGGTTAGGATGGCAAATTATTAGGGCGGGAGGATTAAATTTTTTTCAGATTGCAATAAATTTTACTGCAGGCCATTTTAATGATTGGGGTGGAACAGTAGTAACTGATAATACCTTAGTTACTAGATTAATTAGATTAATTTATCATAATATTTTAGTAGCTGGATTGGGTTTTTATCAAGTAGGCGATTCTTTAGTTAAAGTATTATTAGCTAGTTTTATTTTATTAGGTTTGTTTGGGTTCATAAGTGCTTATAAGAACTTATTTAGTAGGGATAAATTATTTATTGCTAGTTGGTTCATACCTTACTCTATCTGGGTCTTTTTTGGACAGAATATAGCTAAGCCTAGACATGTAATCACTTTAATTCCTTTATTTGTAATATCAATATTTATTGGTTGGCAATCGCTATTAAATAAGTTAAAAAAGCTTATTTATCTTTCAGGAATTATAATTATAATCTTAATTATCACGTCTCTACCTTTAGTAACAATATATAAGTCTAATTTACCCCCTGTAATTAAATTAAGCCATTATTTGAATAACAACTTCTCTACTCGAAAAACGATAATCTATACTTTTGAAGAAGAGAGGGTCATTAATTATTATTACCCTAATTTTATTATCAAGCAGGTTAGAAATAAAAAAGATTTTTATCATTCATTATTATCTTTAGTTAATCAACCAGAGAATATACTAATGACTAATTCTGTATATAATAGTTTAGTTAAACAAGATGATAAGCTACAAGAATTATTAGTTCCAATTCAAAAGTGGGGTGGAAAAAGATTATTATATCCAGTCTATAACCAGATAATTTTGTATCAGGCTAAGGAGAGGCTGTATGATTATATAAGATATTAA
- a CDS encoding alkaline phosphatase family protein, giving the protein MKKASDFEVWAARAWNLLNEGKSFYPIFSVGIFLLYHYQQWSSFSFWQSTLLVILINLPLLITYIRYDFPLKLRWFLWVPLIGFIIAFNYWNLKLVGLDLGVYLFFTVIFWGTIYYHLRIGTTLTNFTRFWKLVLKNSDSTSGNFQEQVPKTLVTILSLNYSYLYLTGQLPIGRSTFVIKYIIFFLITVVGAIIIHHKLFNWKPEQYQELTNNAQVTEPLTNRVIMIIIDGCRKDRLAQADTPFIDQLREEGTEYTQMETIYPARTVTCFSSLFTGTYPDEHGIKSNLVLDLGIKTESIFDKLRQQDKKGKLLGIAHLIDAFGEEDVEAITAVMDNDQADGHIIKRAKDIMKQEAPELLITQLISTDQTGHSRGALYSEYKEKIEEADRHISGFVNWLTEEGFMENTTLIIAADHGQSDGIGGHGHLDEGERYVPFIINGPQIKAGLRIEDKRSIVSVAPTISYLLGVDYPDYSRGPVLTEAIDKS; this is encoded by the coding sequence ATGAAGAAGGCCTCAGATTTTGAAGTTTGGGCAGCCAGAGCTTGGAATTTATTAAATGAAGGAAAGTCTTTTTATCCTATATTTTCAGTAGGTATCTTTTTATTATACCATTATCAGCAATGGAGTAGTTTTAGTTTCTGGCAGTCTACTTTACTGGTTATATTGATTAATCTACCATTACTTATTACTTATATTAGATATGATTTTCCTCTTAAATTAAGATGGTTTTTATGGGTGCCACTAATTGGATTTATAATTGCTTTTAATTATTGGAATTTAAAATTAGTCGGATTAGATTTAGGAGTTTATTTATTCTTTACTGTTATCTTTTGGGGGACAATTTATTATCATTTACGAATTGGAACTACTTTGACTAATTTTACTCGTTTTTGGAAGTTGGTTTTAAAGAATAGTGACTCGACTAGTGGAAATTTTCAAGAACAAGTTCCTAAGACGTTGGTTACAATCTTAAGTTTAAATTATAGTTATCTATATTTAACTGGACAATTACCAATAGGAAGATCGACATTTGTTATTAAATATATAATATTCTTTTTAATTACTGTTGTAGGTGCAATTATAATTCACCATAAATTATTTAATTGGAAGCCTGAGCAGTATCAAGAGTTGACTAATAATGCTCAAGTGACAGAACCTCTTACCAATAGAGTGATAATGATTATTATTGATGGTTGTAGGAAGGATCGCTTGGCCCAAGCAGATACTCCATTTATTGATCAACTAAGAGAAGAAGGAACAGAGTATACACAGATGGAGACTATCTATCCAGCTCGAACAGTAACTTGTTTCTCATCTTTATTTACAGGTACTTATCCTGATGAGCATGGGATTAAGAGTAATTTAGTTTTGGATTTAGGAATTAAGACTGAAAGTATCTTTGATAAATTAAGACAGCAGGATAAAAAAGGGAAGTTATTAGGTATAGCTCATTTAATTGATGCTTTTGGCGAAGAAGATGTAGAAGCAATAACAGCTGTAATGGATAATGATCAGGCAGATGGTCACATAATTAAGCGGGCCAAGGATATTATGAAGCAGGAAGCACCTGAGCTATTGATTACTCAGTTAATCAGTACTGACCAGACAGGACATAGTCGTGGTGCTTTATACTCTGAATATAAAGAGAAGATTGAAGAAGCTGATAGACATATTAGTGGTTTTGTCAATTGGTTAACAGAAGAAGGTTTCATGGAAAATACTACTTTAATTATTGCTGCTGATCATGGACAGAGTGATGGGATTGGTGGACATGGCCATTTAGATGAAGGTGAAAGATATGTTCCGTTCATTATAAATGGACCCCAGATTAAAGCTGGATTAAGAATAGAGGATAAAAGAAGTATAGTTTCAGTAGCACCAACGATTAGTTATTTATTAGGGGTAGATTATCCTGATTATTCTCGAGGGCCAGTGCTAACAGAAGCAATTGATAAGTCATAA
- a CDS encoding lysylphosphatidylglycerol synthase transmembrane domain-containing protein — MKDLAVEELLKAGKLLMAHPDLLLVFAVGYSLAFWLRSVAWLGLFNKKRVTVSNLYSLHMVSLLVNHLFPTKLGEVAKIYLLGQEGYTSQKATSTVLYSRVIDLISLLINLFLFVSLSIKHISFDWKLFILPAIIILTICISIVWFSRWQWIKKFEAKLFDYLAQLQIALKEIKSKQLIKAILLTIPSWVLEVSALAVVVKALNLEIGLIPLLVVNSFTIMAQVFHITPGGVGTYEASMSFALSLYGVDLETGLTIAVLTHSLKFVYSYLVGGLFTLRESINLMDIVRFKKKLAS; from the coding sequence GTGAAAGACTTGGCAGTTGAGGAGTTATTAAAAGCAGGTAAATTATTAATGGCTCATCCTGATTTATTATTAGTCTTTGCAGTAGGTTATTCTTTAGCTTTCTGGTTAAGATCAGTTGCATGGCTGGGATTATTTAATAAAAAAAGAGTGACTGTTAGCAACTTATATTCTTTACATATGGTCTCTTTATTAGTTAATCATCTCTTTCCTACCAAGCTAGGTGAAGTAGCTAAGATTTATCTGTTAGGCCAAGAGGGGTATACTAGTCAAAAAGCAACTTCAACAGTCTTATATAGCCGGGTAATTGATTTAATTTCGTTATTAATTAATTTGTTTTTATTTGTTAGTTTATCAATTAAGCATATCAGTTTTGACTGGAAGTTATTTATCTTACCTGCAATTATAATCTTAACTATTTGTATTAGTATAGTTTGGTTTAGCCGTTGGCAATGGATTAAGAAGTTTGAAGCTAAGCTCTTTGATTATTTAGCACAGCTACAGATAGCTTTAAAAGAGATTAAGTCTAAGCAGTTGATTAAAGCTATATTACTTACTATTCCTAGTTGGGTTTTAGAAGTTAGTGCTTTGGCAGTAGTAGTTAAGGCATTGAATTTAGAGATAGGATTAATTCCTTTGCTTGTAGTTAATAGTTTTACTATTATGGCTCAAGTATTTCATATTACTCCAGGAGGAGTAGGTACTTATGAGGCAAGTATGTCTTTTGCTTTGAGTCTTTATGGAGTTGATTTAGAAACTGGATTAACAATTGCAGTCTTAACCCATAGCTTAAAATTTGTTTATTCTTATTTAGTAGGTGGTCTATTTACTTTACGAGAGTCAATTAATTTAATGGATATAGTAAGATTTAAGAAAAAGTTAGCTTCTTAG
- a CDS encoding glycosyltransferase family 2 protein gives MKKVTVIIPALNEEATVGKVIEKVPRGEVTDVEFDILVIDDGSTDKTVQVAKEAGAEYIISHQENWGLGATIRQGLNWAYQQGTDIGVMIDSDNEYPAQEIDNLIEPILDDKADYVLGSRFMKQVRGMVPIRRIGNYCFTLLQSMLLRKWITDGQTGMRAFSKEVMRDFRIIHDYNYAQVITLNILRQGYRLAQVPISYSVRQTGDSFIKFREYMTKVVPAIFKEMTTAPEKEVNNQQLIKGSEQVTVD, from the coding sequence GTGAAGAAAGTTACAGTCATTATTCCTGCTTTAAATGAAGAAGCTACAGTAGGAAAAGTAATTGAGAAAGTACCGCGAGGAGAAGTAACAGATGTTGAATTTGACATTTTAGTTATAGATGATGGTTCAACTGATAAAACAGTTCAAGTTGCTAAAGAAGCTGGAGCAGAATATATTATTTCGCACCAAGAAAATTGGGGATTAGGGGCTACAATTAGACAAGGTTTAAATTGGGCCTACCAACAAGGTACAGATATTGGTGTAATGATTGATTCTGATAATGAGTATCCAGCCCAAGAAATTGATAATTTAATTGAACCTATTTTAGATGATAAGGCTGATTATGTATTAGGTTCTAGATTTATGAAGCAGGTTAGAGGTATGGTACCCATCAGAAGAATTGGTAACTATTGTTTCACCTTATTACAGTCTATGTTATTAAGAAAGTGGATTACTGATGGACAGACGGGAATGAGGGCCTTTAGTAAAGAAGTAATGAGGGATTTTAGAATAATTCATGATTATAATTATGCTCAAGTAATTACTCTTAATATTTTGCGACAAGGTTATAGGTTGGCCCAAGTTCCTATTAGTTATTCAGTAAGACAGACTGGAGATTCTTTTATTAAATTTAGGGAGTATATGACTAAAGTAGTCCCTGCTATTTTTAAGGAGATGACTACTGCACCAGAAAAAGAAGTTAATAATCAACAATTAATAAAAGGTAGTGAACAAGTAACTGTTGATTAA